GCCGGAAAGCGCCATGATCCGGCGCTCCAGCGCACCCGCGACGGCGCGCGCGGTCACCGGCTCGCCATCGCCGAACTGGCCGTTGCGCAGGCGAAATATGTAGCTGCGCCCGTCATCGGTGACGATCCAGCTTTCGGCGAGCGCCGGCACCGCACTGGCGTTCTCGTCGAGCCCGACCAGCCCGTCGGCCACTGCGGCACGATAGGTTTGCGCGGCGGGCGACAGACGGATGCCGCCGGCAAAAACGCTGGCGGGTGTTCCGACGATACCGACCGCGATTTCCTCGTCAGCACCGCCCGAACACGCGGCCAGCGCCAGCACCGCCAATGCTGCGGCGATCGCTTTGTAACGTTGGGTCCGGCGGATCATCCCGCCCTGCTAGCAAGCGCGAGCGAGCCGGTCAGCCGGAAACTGGGCCGGCCAGGGCAGGCTAGATCTTGCGGAGCAAGGAAGGGTCGCGCGCGCTGTCCAGCACGGGGCGGGTGAAGCGCGGCGATGCAAGGTCGCTATTCCCCACCGGGGCACGGACCAGCTTGGGGTCGATGTTATCGGTAAAAGCGATGCCGAAGCGGTTGCCCTGCAGCCATGCGACGACCCCGTCGACCTTGCCGACATTGCGCAATTCGACGCTGACTTTTTCGCCGCGCTGCACCGGGGCGGAGCCTTCGGCCATCATCCCGCCTTCGGACAGGTTGCGGACCTTCACGCGGTGCACGTCGCTGCTGCCGGCCACAGTCAGGTCGCTGAGGACGAACAGGCTGTCACGGGACAGGTTGCGGGTGCCGACGTTGCTCATGGATCTCCGGTCCTGGCGTTGACTCCGCCGGCTGTCCGGCAAAGCGTTTCACTTCGCGGATTTACGCCGCCAGAATCGAATAAAGGGTTAACCGGGCGGTATTCTTCGCGCGATTTCAGTCGTCGCGGGAAATGCGTTCGCGCCGCTCGTGCGCTTCCTGCGCTTCGACGGTCATCGTGGCGATGGGGCGTGCGATCAGGCGGCCGAGGCCGATGGGATCGCCGGTTACCTCGCAATAGCCGTATTCGCCTTCGTCGATGCGGCGCAGCGCGGAATCGATCTTGGAAATCAGCTTGCGCTGGCGATCGCGGGTCCTGAGCTCGATCGACCAGTCGGTTTCGCTGGATGCGCGATCGTTGGGATCGGGTTCGCGCAAGGGGCCGGACTGGAGCGATTGCAGCGTGCCTTCGGAAGCGGACAGGATCGATTTCTTCCAGTCGGTCAGCAGGCCTCGAAAATATTCGAGCTGCCGCTCGGACATGTACTCCTCGCTTTCGCTGGGTACGTAGTCTTCGGCAACGGCTTGTTTTCCTGCCACTTCGATCCTTTCGGCCGCGCGGGCGGCCTGTCCCGTTTCATCCCCGTACCGGCCATGTGAGCCGGTGAATCGCCATCCGTTCTCCCCCGGATGGCGCGCCTATAGGCATTGCGCCAAGGCCGCACAAGACGGATGCTCGCAGCGGGTGCGGAGAGCGGCAGGACCCAAAGCCGAACCTGCGTTAACCATTTATTGACCATAACTTTCCACTGTCGTGCCACCAGCCCGAAAGGGCGCGCATGAACCGGGGGAACAGGGGCATGAAAATCGCATTCGAGCAGGACTTCGCATCTGCCTGTGACACGCAAAGCAAGATCGCCGCCGACGCATTGGTGGCCAGCTGCCTGGCAGCCGCAGGGGACGGCGATCCGGGCGCCTATTACGATCTCGGCATCGCCTTTTCGACCGGTAGCCACGGCGCATCGTGCGACCTTGTCGAAGCGCACAAGTGGTTCAACCTCGCCGCAGTCGACGGGCATGAAGAGGCCGCGCAATGCCGCGCCGACATCTCCGACGAGATGACCGCCCGCGAGATTGCCGAAGCCCAGCGCCGCGCCCGCGAATGGCTGTCCGCCAGCCGCCGCGCCGCCTGACTACCCGCCTTTCCTGAACGGCGTCCGTTCGCCAAGGAACATCCGGTCGGTTTCCACCCCGGCGCGCTCGCGCTCGAGGAAATCGGCCACGGCGCTACGAAAGCCCGGATCGGGCATCCAGTGCGCCGACACGGTTTCGACCGGTTCATAGCCGCGGGCAAGCTTGTGTCCGCCCTGCGCCCCCGCCTCCACCCGCGAGAGGCCGCGCGCGATGGCGACGTCGATCGCCTGGTAATAGCATAGCTCGAAATGCAGGAACGGGCGGTCTTCGGTGCAGCCCCAATAACGCCCGTACAGCGCATCCTCGCCGATGAAATTGAGCGCCCCTGCCACCGGCGCGCCCTCTGCCAGCGCCAGCATAAGGACGAGATCCTCCCCCATCCGCTCGCCGAACAGGTCGAAGGCCGCGCGCGTCAGGTAAGGCGTGCCCCATTTGCGCGCGCCGGTATCCTGGTAGAACACCCAGAACGCGTCCCAATGCCCGGCCTTTATCTCGTCGCCGGTGAGGTGGACGATCTCCAATCCCTCGACAGCGCGGGCGCGTTCCTTGCGGATCGCCTTGCGCTTGCGGCTGGCGAGGTCGGCGAGGAACCCGTCGAAATCGGCATAGTCGCGGTTGTGCCAGTGGAACTGGATATCGCTGCGCAAAAGCCAGCCGGCATCTTCGAACAGGGCTTGCTGTGCCGGTTCGATGAAAGTCGCATGCGCGCTCGACCAGTCGTGCCGCGCGACCACTTGCCGGGCGGCGGCGAGCAGTGCCGGGGCGAGGTCGGTGTCGCCAAGGATGCGCGGACCCGTGGCGGGGGTGAACGGCACGCTGATCTGCAGCTTGGGATAGTAATCGCCCCCTGCCCGCTCCCACGCGTCGGCCCAGGCGTGGTCGAACACATATTCGCCCTGGCTGTGCCCCTTGGCATAGGCCGGCAGCGCTGCGCGCGGCGCGCCGTTTTCGTTACGCACCACCAGCGGGATGGCCTGCCAGCCGGTCCCGGGGCCGACACTGCCCGAATCCTCGAGCGCGGAAAGGAAGCCATGTTTCACGAAAGGATTGGCGGTGCCCGCCATCGCGTCCCATTCGGCGGCCGTGAAGGCCGACACGCCGGGCGCCAGTTCGACGGTCCATTCGCGGTCCGCCATGATGGTCAGAAGCCTTGAGCTTCGGCGATCGGCGTTGCGCCGGCGTCCAGCGCGGCGCGGCGCAAGTCGGGCGTCTTCACGGTCCAGCTGAGCAGCGGCAGCCCGCGCCGCCGCTGGCTTTCGGCAAAGCGGCTGGGCAGGTCGCGGACGTCGTAGGCGAGAAAATCGGGCCGCGCGTGCCACAGGGCGAGATGGCGGCGCAGGCGACCCATGAGCGTGCGGTGGCCTTCTTCCGTCACTACCAGCCCGCGCACGATATGGGGGGCATGCGCCGCGAACCAGCGGCACACGCGCGGATCGAAGCTCATCACCGCCGCCCTGCCGCGATAACCCTCCAGCGCGCGGCGCACGGCCATGCAGGGGGTAACGACCCGGCGGTCGTCCTTGGACTTGATCTCGACCAGCACGGGCACTTGCCCGGCGACCTGGTCGAGGAAAGCAGCGAGCGTCGGGATCGTGTCATTGCTGCCTTTCAGGGGCATGGCGGCGAGCACTTTCGCGCTGTATTTCGCGGTCTCGCCCACCGCGCCGGTCAGCCTTTCCAGCGTCCAGTCATGGAAGACCACGACTTCGCGGTCTGCCGAGCGCTGGACGTCGCATTCGATGCCGAGCCCGCATTCGATCGCGGCGGCGAAGGCGCTGCGCGAATTCTCGATCCGCCCGTCGTCATGCAATCCCCGGTGGGCGTATTCCTGCTGCGTCAGCCACGCGACCCGCGATGGCTTGGGCGCAGGGGAAAGCAGGCGATCAAGCAGGCTTGACGGCAACGATCGCGTCCACTTCCACAGCGGCGCCGAGCGGGAGGGCAGGCACGCCCACGGCGCTGCGGGCATGCTGCCCGGCCTCGCCGAAAATATCCGCCATCAGGTCGCTCGCCCCGTTCACCACCTTGGGCTGGTCGGTGAAATGCGGGTCGCTGGCGACGAAGCCGCCGAGCTTGAGCACCTGTTCCACCCGGTCGAGCGAACCCAGCGTCTCTTTCAGCTGGGCGAGGATCATCAGGCCGCAGGCGCGCGCGGCCTCCACACCCTGGTCGAGCCCGACATCGTTGCCCAGCGTGCCGGTGACGAGCTGGTCGTTCACGAACGGCAACTGGCCCGAAACATAAGCGATCCCGCAGTGGATCATCACCGGGCGATAGCTGGCGACCGGGGCCGCGGCCTTCGGCAGCACGATGCCGCGCGCGGCCAGTGTGTCTTCGATGCTCATGCAGCAGCCTCCCTGTTCTTCACCACCCGCTCCAGCAACCACGGCAGCGCTTCCGCCCAGCTGTCGAGCCGCGCATCGGCGTGGCCCGCCTCGTGCGCGCAATCGATATGCGGTGCCAGCTCCGGCTCCCCGCACAGGTGCAGCGTGGTGACGTGCGGCACGGTCTCGCGCGCGGATTTATGGTGCTGCGGCAGGTCGTCGATGAAATAGACCTCGCTCGGCGCATGCTCTTCCACGATGGCCGCCAGCGCCGGGCCCTTGGGACCCTGGTTGGTATAGACCTTCGCCTCGATCCCGTGCGCGGCCAGCTGCTGCGCCCGCATCTCGCGGTGGTTGTCCGTCAGGTTTGTCAGGATCACGATGTCGGCGTGTTCGCTGAGCGTATTCAGGGCCTCCACCGCGCCGGGGATAGGTGTCTGGCGCCCCATCTCCGTATCGAAGAACGCGCGCAGCAGGCGCCAGATGTCCTTTTCGCCGACCGGCTCGCCGCTGTCCCGCCAGCGCATCGCCTCGGCGAAATTGTTGCTGCCGACAGTGAAGTCGACACCCTGCGTCTCGTCCAGCCAGTCGCGGAACGGGCCGACCATGAACAGCAGGACTTCGTCGCAGTCGGAAACGATAAGTGGGCGACTCATGCGCAAAGCTCCTGTTTCGCGGCGACAATCGCCTGCGGATCGACGCCCAGCGCATCGGCGCAGGCGACGAGATCGGGTTCGTGGTTCGACAGGAATTCCAGCACGGAGCCAAGCACGGCAGGATCGCCCAGCCCGGCACGCAAATCGGCAGCTTCCAGCCCGGTCAGGGCGAGCAGCCGGTGGGCGCGGTCATCGTCCCCCAGCACCCAGCCGAGCACGGCGAGGGCCAGGGCATGCGGGTCCGCAGCAGTCGGTGAAGATCGGTCGCGAAGAATTGTCAGCTCCTGTCTCGGGGGCTAGGTGGTGAGGCCCATCACCGGAGGCAACCCACGAGTGACGAAGCGTATCCTGCTTGTCGAGGACAACGATCTCAACCGCAAGCTGTTCGGCGACGTGCTGAAGGCGGGCGGCCACGACGTCATGCCCATCGCCGACGGCAGCCAGGCGCTGGAGGCGATGCGCCGCTTCGGCCCCGATCTCGTCATCATGGACATCCAGCTGCCCAATATCTCCGGCCTTGACCTGATTGCGGAAATCCGCCGCGATCCGGCATTGAAGGCTGTGCCGGTGCTGGCGGTAACCGCCTATGCCGGCAAGGGCGACGAGGAAAAGATCCGCGACGCCGGGGCGGACAATTACCTCGCCAAGCCGGTCAGCATCGGGCCGTTCATGCAGGCGGTGAACGCGCTGCTGGCACCGGCGCCCGGCACCACGCTCAGCGCGGCCCCGGCCTGACGGATTCCTTGACTTGCGCCGCCGGCGGGGCTTTGGCGCGAGGTCAGACAGTTTCAGGAGCATCCTCCCCATGGACAGAGCCGAAGTCGACGCCAAGATCCGAACGTTGGTGGAGCCCTTCAACAAGAAGGGCATCGCGATCACCGAAGACACCACTTTCCAGAACGACCTCGAATTCGACAGCCTGACGGTGATGGATTTCGTCGCTGCGATCGAGGACGAATTCGACATCCTCATCTCGATGAACCAGCAGGCCGAAATCGAGACCTGGGGCCAGCTGGTCGACGCCGTCACCAAGCTGCAGGCGGACTGACGCCATGAGCGAAGGCGTTTCGCAGGCCGACCAGCCGCAGGAGCTGGAGGGCGGGGAGCAGGACCTGTTCTCCAAGTTCGACCCGATCATCGCACAGCGCAGGGCCCTGCTCGATTCCGGGCTGGAAGATCCCTTCTCACTCGTGATGGAAAAGGTGCTCAGCCCCACCCGGGCGATCTGCAACGGCCGCGACACGATCCTGCTCGGCACCTATAATTACATGGGCATGACCTTCGATCCGCAAGTGATCGAGGCGGGCGAACAGGCCCTGCGCGATTTCGGAAGCGGCACCACCGGCAGCCGGGTCCTCAACGGCACGTACCAGGGCCACAAGGAATGCGAGGACGCGCTGCGCGAATTCTACGGCATGGACCATGCCATGGTCTTCTCGACCGGGTACCAGGCCAATCTCGGCATCATCTCCACCATCGCCGGCAAGGGCGATTACATCGTCCTCGACATCGACAGCCATGCCTCGATTTACGACGGCTGCAAGCTGGGCGATGCGGAGATCGTGCCGTTCAAGCACAACGACATCGAAGCGCTGGAAAAGCGCCTGAAGCGCATTCCCGAAGGCGCCGGCAAGCTGGTGATCCTGGAGGGCGTCTATTCGATGCTGGGCGACGTCGCCCCGCTGAAGGACATGGTCCGCATCGCCAAGGAAAACGGCGCGATGGTGCTGGTGGACGAGGCGCATTCGATGGGCTTCATCGGCGAAAACGGCCGCGGCGTCTGCGAAGAGCAGGGCGTGTTGGACGATTGCGACTTCATCATCGGCACGTTTTCGAAAAGCGTCGGCACGGTGGGCGGCTTCTGCGTGTCCAACCACCCGAAGTTCGAAATCATGCGGCTGGTCTGCCGCCCCTATGTCTTCACCGCCAGCCTGCCGCCCGCGGTGGTCGCCACTGCCGCCACCAGCATCCGCAAGCTGATGCATGGCAGCAACAAGCGTGCGCATCTGTGGGATAATTCGCGCAGCCTGCACGCCGGACTGAAGGAACTCGGCTTTCAACTTGGCACCGAAGAACCGCAAAGCGCGATCATCGCGGTAATCATGCCCGACCTGCAGCAGGGCGCGATGATGTGGGAGGCGCTGCTGAAGGAAGGCCTCTACGTCAATCTCGCCCGCCCGCCCGCAACGCCCGCGAACATGACCCTGCTACGCTGTTCGCTGTGCGCCGAACATTCCGAAGAGGAAGTCACGACGATCCTCGGCATGTTCGAACGCGCCGGCAAGGCGGTGGGGATCCTTTAGGCCCGGTGCGATGAGGGCGGTCCTCGCCTGGCTGGGGCGGACCGGCTTCCTTTACCTGTTGCTGTTCGCCGGCATCGCATTCTTCGTGTTCGCGTGGCCCGCCGTGCGCGGGGGGCTGTCGGGCGAGAGCCTGCGTCAGGACGCGATGAGCGTGGAGGCGGTGCGCGAACAGCTGGCCGAAGACCGGCAAGCGGCGCAGGCCGGGCTGGAAGCGCGGGTTGCCGAGGCCGGCACTCTCGGCAGCAAAAGCCTGGCCGAGCGGCGCGGCGCCCTGGTGCAGGAGCGCGCCGCCATCGACGGCGAACTTGCCGAAGGTGGCGGCTGGCTCGATTCCATTCGCCCCTCGCGCATCCTCGCGCGCAAGCGTCTCCAATTGCGCCGTGCGGCGGTGGAAGCTGAGCTTGCCGCTATCGACCTGGCGCGCGAAAAGGACGCGCGGCAAGTAGCGGTCGCGCGGGCGACAGCCGAACTGCAGGAATACCGCCGCATCCCGACCGAACGGGCGATCGCGATCTCGCGCCGGCTGTGCCGCGACGCGACCGCCGAGCTGGAAGCCTTCGACGAGCGGGAGGCGCTGGACCGCGCCGCGCGGCAGATCTTCCTGCTCCAGCGGGCGCGTCTCGAAAGCGAGCGCAGGCGTACATGCGATTTGGCGGAGAGTCGGGCCACGACCCGCGACCGCGGGCTGGCGGCGCGCGATGCGGTGTTCGAGGCGCGGGCCCGGCTGGCGGAGGCGCAGGACATCGTCGCTTCGCCGCTGCCCGATCCCGCCGCCGGAGTCTCCGACACGACCCTTCGCGACATCGCCTTGCGCGCCTTGCTGGCGCTGCTTGCCGTGCTGCTCATCCCGTTCGCGATCAGGGTGCTGTTCTACTATGTGTTCGCCCCCATCGTTGCGCGCGGGGCGCCGATCCGGCTTGCCTTGCCGAGTGGGCTTGGCATCGTGCCGCAGGCCGAGGGCGGATCGCGGCCGACGCTGTCGGTCACGCTTGCGGAGGGCGAGGAATTACTGGTCCGCCAAAGCTATCTGCAATCGAGCCCTGCCGGTGCGGACATGCGCACGCAGTGGCTGCTCAGCTGGGGCAGCATCCTCACCAGCCTTGCGAGCGGCATGGCCTTCCTCACCCGGGCACGCGGGGCGGGCGGCACCTATGGCATCTCCGCGCGCGACGATCCCTTTGCGGAGATCGCCCGAATCGACCTGCCCCGCGGCTCCGCGCTTGTCATGCAGCCGCGCGCGCTGGCGGCCATCGTCCAGCCGGAAGGGCAGCCGATGCCGATCCGCAGCCGGTGGCGGCTGTTCAGCCTGCACGCCTGGCTGACCTTCCAGCTGCGCTACCTCGTCTTCCACGGGCCGGGCGCGCTGATCGTGAAAGGCGGGCGCGGGGTGCGGATCGAGCCTGCGACCGGCGGGCGCCGCTTCGGCCAGGACCAGCTGGTCGGCTTCTCCGCCCACACCGCCTACACCGTCACCCGCAGCGAGACCTTCCTCCCCTATTTCTTCGGGCGGGAGCCGCTGTTCCGCGACCGGGTGGCAGATGTCGACGCTGATTCGTTCAGGGCCGAGCCCGGCATTCTGGTGATCGAGGAAGCGCCGATGGCCGGCCGCCGCAAGGGCGTGCGCGCCGGGCTGGAAGGCGCCTTCGACGCGGCGCTGAAGGCCTTCGGGATTTAGCGCGCGGAACCGCAAGGGCGCGTCGCCCGTCTCGTCCCCGAAGGAGAAAACGATGACAATCAAGAAACACGGCAGCGCAACCTACGAAGGCCTCGGCAAAAGCGGCAAAGGCCACGTGTCAACGGAATCGGGCGCGCTGTCCGCCCAGCCCTATGGCTTCAACACCCGCTTCGAAGACGGCAACGGCACCAACCCGGAAGAGCTGATCGCTGCGGCCCATGCCAGCTGCTTCACGATGGCGCTGGCGTTCCAGCTGGCCGACACGGGACACGAAGACGGCACGCTGACCACCGACGCACAAGTCAGCCTGGAAAAGGACGGGGACGGCTTCACCGTGACGAAGTCCGCGCTCAGCCTGAAAGGCAAGGTGCCCGGGCTGGACGAGGCGAAATTCATGGAGCTGGCGGAGAAGGCAAAGGCCAATTGCCCCATCTCCAAGCTGCTGAACGCCGAGATCACGCTCGACGCGAAATTCGAAGGCTAATCGGTGCCGGTCAGCCGGAAAAGCGTTTCGACCGGCTGACCTAGTGCCGCGGAAAATTTCAGGGCGACCACGACCGACGGATTGAAGACTCCGTTCTCCACGGTGTTCACGGTCTTGCGGCTTACCCCCATCGCTTCGGCCAGCTGAGCTTGCGTCCACCCACGTGCTTCGCGGTAGCAGCGAACTTCGTTTTCCAGATCAGGCGGCATCGCTGGCGAGCTCCGCCATGCCGTAGGCCAGGAAAGCGCCGCCCAGCCCCAGAAACGGCGCCATCACGGCGCGGGTGCGGGAATAGTATTCCGCTGTTTCGAAATCATCGGACACGTTTGCAACCTCCAAGTTTGTAACTCATGGGTTACATGTAACCTCAGGGTTACAAAGGTGTCAAGTTACAAAAGGTCAAGCGGACATGCCGGCCGTCGAACCCGAGACTTCGGCGGGCGCGGCGGCGCATGGATCATCCTCGCCGCCGCCACCCAGCTGGGTGATGGCCAGCACCCCGCCGACCACCAGCACGACGAAGGCGGTGGTGACGAGGCCGAGATACTTCTCGATGAACGCCTTGATCGGGCGGCCGAACACGCGGAACAGGATACCCACCGTCAGGAAGATCAGCGCGCGCCCGGCGATGCTGGCGAGGATGAACGGCACCAGCGCCATGCCGAGGAAGCCGGCGGTAATCGTCAGCAGCTTGAACGGAACGGGCGTCGCGGCCGCGATGATTACCGCGATGACGCCGTACTGGTCGAACGTGCATTGCGCCGCCGGCAGGCTGTCGATCAGCCCGATCGCGGTCAGCAGCGGAACGCCCAACGTATCGAAGAGCAGGTAGCCGATCGCATAGCCGAACAAGCCGCCGATCACGCTGGCAGCGGTGGCGATCAAGCCGAATCGGATCGCCTTTTTCGGCTCTGCCAGGCACATCAGCCCCAGCAGCGGATGCGGCGGGACGGGGAAGAAGCTCGCCTCGATGAAGCAGAAGAAGGCCAGCCACCATTCCGCATGGGGGTGCGAGGCCTTTTCCATCACCCAGTCGTACAAGGCGCGCAGCCAGCGGCTGATCATGTGCAGCGATCCCGTGTTCCCGCCCGCCGGCGCGGCGGGAGCGTCTGCTGCGGATTAGGCGAGGCAGCGCGCGTTGGCAATCGCGAGCGTATAACCTATTTGGCACTTTTTTATTGACATCGTCACGCTCTTTGGTTAGAGATACGGAACATCGCGATAGTGTGATTCGAGACCGAAAGGGTCTGGGCGGCGCTCCGGCAGGGGCAGCCGCCTTTTTCGTGTCCGCTGTCGCCAGGCGGGAGGAAACACACCATGGCGCGCACGAAAACTGTCCAGCCGGCTTGGGAAGACTCATTTATAGACGCGCTTGCTCGCTCCGGAATTGTCGCCCGGGCGGCCCGCGAAGCGGGCGTTTCCGAGACGACGCCTTACAAGCGGCGCGAAACTTGTCCCGGCTTCGCACAACGCTGGGACGAGGCGAAAGCCGAAGCAACCGCCGCGCGAGCTTGTGGCGGAACACAAGGCCAGGTGGGCAAGCCAACGCTGCGCAAGTGGCGGCAGGCCTTTCTGGTCGCCCTCGCGGAAACCTCCAATGTTTCGGCAGCCGCCCGGCACGTGAATGTGCTGGCGAGCGAGGCCTATGCGGCGCGCCGCACCGACCGCGCCTTTGCCGCTGCGTGGCAGGCCGCCCTCTACGAAGGGTACCTGAACCTCGAAATGGAGGTGCTCGGCCATCTGCGCGATCCCGATCCGGACCGGAAGATGGACGTCGCCAACGCCCTGCGCCTTCTGTGTGCGCATCGAGAAACGGCGGCGCGCGAAGGGGCGAAGCGCAGTCATGTCACCGCGGCAGACGTGCGCACCTCGATCGACCGCAAGGTGGAGGCTCTGCGCAAGCAGGTGGCTGCCCGTCAGCGCGCCGAGCGCGGCAACGGGGACGGCGCAAAGCAATGAGTCGCTCGAAAATCTATGCCGCAGCGTTGCCGAACGAACTGGACCGCTTCGTGAAGAGCCTGTCGCAGCCGGACAGGGATGAATTCGACTGGCACTTCGGCCACAGTGCGCATGACGGGCAGCTCCCGCCCGATGGCGACTGGCGCATATGGCTGATCATGGCCGGTCGCGGTTTCGGCAAGACGAGGGCGGGTGCCGAGTGGGTCAGGAGCGTTGCCGAGGCCGACGAGCACGCCCGCATCGCGCTGGTCGGCGCATCGCTGGGCGAAGTGCGTGCGGTGATGGTGGAAGGCGAAAGCGGCCTCATGTCGGTCGGCCCGCCGGAGAGGCGTCCGGTTTTCGAACCTTCGCTGCGGCGCCTGCGCTGGCCACACGGGCCCGAAGCGGTGCTGTATTCAGCAGCAGAGCCCGAAAGCCTGCGCGGGCCGCAGCACAGCCATGCATGGTGCGACGAACTGGCCAAATGGCCTTCCACGCACGGCCGGGCCGAGGCGGCGTGGAGCAATTTGCAGCTGGGATTGCGGCTGGGACAACGCCAGCAGGTGATCGTCACCACGACCCCGCGCAGTGTCCCGCTCCTGCGCAAGCTGCTCGCCAGCGAGGGGATCGCAATCACCCGCGGCCGGACGGAGGACAACGCCCGCAACCTGCCCGCTGCCTTCATCGATGCCATGCGCGGCGAGCTCGGCAACAGCGCGCTCGGCCGGCAGGAACTGGACGGCGAGCTACTGGAAGATATCGAAGGCGCGCTGTGGAGCCGCAGCCTGCTTGAACGGTGCCGGGCGGACCGGCTGCCCGAAGGCAGGCTGACCCGCGTGGTGGTGGGCGTGGACCCGCCCGCCTCGGCCCGGGGCGATGCGTGCGGCATCGTGGTGGCCGCGCGCGAGGACGATGGCGGCGCGGTGGTGCTGGCCGATTGTTCGCTCGAAAAGCCCACCCCCGAGCGCTGGGCCCGCGCGGTGGCGGAAACGGCCCGGGCGTGGAGCGCGGACCGGGTGGTCGCGGAAGCGAACCAGGGCGGCGCGATGGTCGCCAGCGTGCTGCGAGCAGCGGATGTCTCGCTGCCGGTGAAGCTGGTCCATGCGAGCCGCGGCAAGGCAGCCCGGGCGGAGCCGGTCGCCGCGCTCTACGAAGCGGGCCGCGTGCGCCACGCCGGCACGTTCGCGCAGCTGGAAGACGAGATGTGCGGCCTGATGGCAGGCGGCGGGTACGAAGGATCAGGCAGATCGCCCGACCGCGCCGACGCGCTGGTCTGGGCGCTCACGGAACTGATGCTGGGCAAAGCCGGGAGGCCGCGGGTGCGGGGGTTCTGAGTTTTCGTCGTCAGCCCGGACTTGTTCCGGGCCAGTGCTTCCTTCACGCGCGCCAAAGGCAGAACAGCACCGCCCCGGAACAAGTCCGGGGTGACATCGAGTGGCGCTGCATTCACTGTCAACCGATGCTAACTTTCGAGCCGGTCGTCTATATCCT
This sequence is a window from Alteriqipengyuania flavescens. Protein-coding genes within it:
- a CDS encoding PilZ domain-containing protein, with the protein product MSNVGTRNLSRDSLFVLSDLTVAGSSDVHRVKVRNLSEGGMMAEGSAPVQRGEKVSVELRNVGKVDGVVAWLQGNRFGIAFTDNIDPKLVRAPVGNSDLASPRFTRPVLDSARDPSLLRKI
- the dksA gene encoding RNA polymerase-binding protein DksA yields the protein MSERQLEYFRGLLTDWKKSILSASEGTLQSLQSGPLREPDPNDRASSETDWSIELRTRDRQRKLISKIDSALRRIDEGEYGYCEVTGDPIGLGRLIARPIATMTVEAQEAHERRERISRDD
- a CDS encoding GNAT family N-acetyltransferase, whose protein sequence is MADREWTVELAPGVSAFTAAEWDAMAGTANPFVKHGFLSALEDSGSVGPGTGWQAIPLVVRNENGAPRAALPAYAKGHSQGEYVFDHAWADAWERAGGDYYPKLQISVPFTPATGPRILGDTDLAPALLAAARQVVARHDWSSAHATFIEPAQQALFEDAGWLLRSDIQFHWHNRDYADFDGFLADLASRKRKAIRKERARAVEGLEIVHLTGDEIKAGHWDAFWVFYQDTGARKWGTPYLTRAAFDLFGERMGEDLVLMLALAEGAPVAGALNFIGEDALYGRYWGCTEDRPFLHFELCYYQAIDVAIARGLSRVEAGAQGGHKLARGYEPVETVSAHWMPDPGFRSAVADFLERERAGVETDRMFLGERTPFRKGG
- a CDS encoding glycerophosphodiester phosphodiesterase family protein, which gives rise to MPSSLLDRLLSPAPKPSRVAWLTQQEYAHRGLHDDGRIENSRSAFAAAIECGLGIECDVQRSADREVVVFHDWTLERLTGAVGETAKYSAKVLAAMPLKGSNDTIPTLAAFLDQVAGQVPVLVEIKSKDDRRVVTPCMAVRRALEGYRGRAAVMSFDPRVCRWFAAHAPHIVRGLVVTEEGHRTLMGRLRRHLALWHARPDFLAYDVRDLPSRFAESQRRRGLPLLSWTVKTPDLRRAALDAGATPIAEAQGF
- a CDS encoding RidA family protein; this encodes MSIEDTLAARGIVLPKAAAPVASYRPVMIHCGIAYVSGQLPFVNDQLVTGTLGNDVGLDQGVEAARACGLMILAQLKETLGSLDRVEQVLKLGGFVASDPHFTDQPKVVNGASDLMADIFGEAGQHARSAVGVPALPLGAAVEVDAIVAVKPA
- a CDS encoding HAD family hydrolase, translated to MSRPLIVSDCDEVLLFMVGPFRDWLDETQGVDFTVGSNNFAEAMRWRDSGEPVGEKDIWRLLRAFFDTEMGRQTPIPGAVEALNTLSEHADIVILTNLTDNHREMRAQQLAAHGIEAKVYTNQGPKGPALAAIVEEHAPSEVYFIDDLPQHHKSARETVPHVTTLHLCGEPELAPHIDCAHEAGHADARLDSWAEALPWLLERVVKNREAAA
- a CDS encoding DUF3572 domain-containing protein, producing MLGWVLGDDDRAHRLLALTGLEAADLRAGLGDPAVLGSVLEFLSNHEPDLVACADALGVDPQAIVAAKQELCA
- a CDS encoding response regulator translates to MTKRILLVEDNDLNRKLFGDVLKAGGHDVMPIADGSQALEAMRRFGPDLVIMDIQLPNISGLDLIAEIRRDPALKAVPVLAVTAYAGKGDEEKIRDAGADNYLAKPVSIGPFMQAVNALLAPAPGTTLSAAPA
- a CDS encoding acyl carrier protein encodes the protein MDRAEVDAKIRTLVEPFNKKGIAITEDTTFQNDLEFDSLTVMDFVAAIEDEFDILISMNQQAEIETWGQLVDAVTKLQAD
- the spt gene encoding serine palmitoyltransferase; protein product: MSEGVSQADQPQELEGGEQDLFSKFDPIIAQRRALLDSGLEDPFSLVMEKVLSPTRAICNGRDTILLGTYNYMGMTFDPQVIEAGEQALRDFGSGTTGSRVLNGTYQGHKECEDALREFYGMDHAMVFSTGYQANLGIISTIAGKGDYIVLDIDSHASIYDGCKLGDAEIVPFKHNDIEALEKRLKRIPEGAGKLVILEGVYSMLGDVAPLKDMVRIAKENGAMVLVDEAHSMGFIGENGRGVCEEQGVLDDCDFIIGTFSKSVGTVGGFCVSNHPKFEIMRLVCRPYVFTASLPPAVVATAATSIRKLMHGSNKRAHLWDNSRSLHAGLKELGFQLGTEEPQSAIIAVIMPDLQQGAMMWEALLKEGLYVNLARPPATPANMTLLRCSLCAEHSEEEVTTILGMFERAGKAVGIL
- a CDS encoding AIM24 family protein, encoding MRAVLAWLGRTGFLYLLLFAGIAFFVFAWPAVRGGLSGESLRQDAMSVEAVREQLAEDRQAAQAGLEARVAEAGTLGSKSLAERRGALVQERAAIDGELAEGGGWLDSIRPSRILARKRLQLRRAAVEAELAAIDLAREKDARQVAVARATAELQEYRRIPTERAIAISRRLCRDATAELEAFDEREALDRAARQIFLLQRARLESERRRTCDLAESRATTRDRGLAARDAVFEARARLAEAQDIVASPLPDPAAGVSDTTLRDIALRALLALLAVLLIPFAIRVLFYYVFAPIVARGAPIRLALPSGLGIVPQAEGGSRPTLSVTLAEGEELLVRQSYLQSSPAGADMRTQWLLSWGSILTSLASGMAFLTRARGAGGTYGISARDDPFAEIARIDLPRGSALVMQPRALAAIVQPEGQPMPIRSRWRLFSLHAWLTFQLRYLVFHGPGALIVKGGRGVRIEPATGGRRFGQDQLVGFSAHTAYTVTRSETFLPYFFGREPLFRDRVADVDADSFRAEPGILVIEEAPMAGRRKGVRAGLEGAFDAALKAFGI